In the Oryza glaberrima chromosome 6, OglaRS2, whole genome shotgun sequence genome, one interval contains:
- the LOC127777873 gene encoding plastid division protein PDV1-like isoform X2, with product MRLPASSSWAAGLQERIWDLHDKLSHAILSLSASAHRCCRRRAPEGRVVVKGWRRQGGCGDCGLEQEAATAATMADARSLHAVRAALEDLEGHLHFLHNIQLRQVAERDAAIARLQQSRILLATRLAEHRWKKHEVIEEALAFVDDALDKSRFVSPEDVRGTHTHSQSVENQCPKIHDSNFLLNDNHHLWTTDFVIAMFM from the exons ATGAGATTGCCCGCATCGTCGTCGTGGGCGGCGGGGCTGCAGGAGCGCATCTGGGACCTCCACGACAAGCTCAGCCACgccatcctctccctctccgcctccgcccaccgctgctgccgccgccgcgcccccgaaGGGCGCGTGGTCGTcaaggggtggcggcggcagggaggaTGTGGGGACTGCGGCCTGGAGCAGGAGGCGGCTACGGCGGCCACCATGGCGGACGCGCGGAGCCTGCACGCCGTCCGCGCCGCGCTCGAGGACCTCGAGGGCCACCTCCATTTCCTCCAC AACATTCAATTACGTCAGGTGGCAGAACGAGATGCCGCGATTGCTAGGTTGCAGCAAAGTCGTATTCTGCTTGCTACAAGATTGGCTGAACATAGGTGGAAGAAGCATGAAGTTATTGAGGAGGCCTTAGCTTTTGTTGATGATGCGCTTGACAAGAGTCGATTTGTCTCACCAGAAGATGTCCGTGGGACGCATACACACAGCCAATCAGTAGAGAACCAGTGCCCCAAGATACATGATTCAAACTTCTTG
- the LOC127777873 gene encoding plastid division protein PDV1-like isoform X1: MRLPASSSWAAGLQERIWDLHDKLSHAILSLSASAHRCCRRRAPEGRVVVKGWRRQGGCGDCGLEQEAATAATMADARSLHAVRAALEDLEGHLHFLHNIQLRQVAERDAAIARLQQSRILLATRLAEHRWKKHEVIEEALAFVDDALDKSRFVSPEDVRGTHTHSQSVENQCPKIHDSNFLVRFLSCALAIAKNSLRFERIGGALGNTAMFAVSMLAFLQLQQVAFGKQTPAVQCRRVNYFHSQMSVKNTKEKHLVVLLARG; this comes from the exons ATGAGATTGCCCGCATCGTCGTCGTGGGCGGCGGGGCTGCAGGAGCGCATCTGGGACCTCCACGACAAGCTCAGCCACgccatcctctccctctccgcctccgcccaccgctgctgccgccgccgcgcccccgaaGGGCGCGTGGTCGTcaaggggtggcggcggcagggaggaTGTGGGGACTGCGGCCTGGAGCAGGAGGCGGCTACGGCGGCCACCATGGCGGACGCGCGGAGCCTGCACGCCGTCCGCGCCGCGCTCGAGGACCTCGAGGGCCACCTCCATTTCCTCCAC AACATTCAATTACGTCAGGTGGCAGAACGAGATGCCGCGATTGCTAGGTTGCAGCAAAGTCGTATTCTGCTTGCTACAAGATTGGCTGAACATAGGTGGAAGAAGCATGAAGTTATTGAGGAGGCCTTAGCTTTTGTTGATGATGCGCTTGACAAGAGTCGATTTGTCTCACCAGAAGATGTCCGTGGGACGCATACACACAGCCAATCAGTAGAGAACCAGTGCCCCAAGATACATGATTCAAACTTCTTGGTGCGTTTTTTATCCTGTGCATTAGCTATAGCTAAGAATTCTTTAAGATTTGAGAGGATTGGTGGCGCACTCGGTAACACCGCGATGTTTGCAGTAAGTATGCTTGCATTCTTGCAGCTGCAACAAGTGGCCTTTGGTAAACAAACTCCAGCAGTACAATGTAGACGAGTCAATTATTTTCATTCTCAGATGTCTGTAAAGAACACTAAAGAAAAGCATCTGGTCGTATTGTTAGCTAGAGGATGA